The following DNA comes from Burkholderiales bacterium.
ATGGTGAAAGCGCTGCACTGCATTCGACACAGAACGGTGCCCGCGACCATTCACCTAAAAACCCATAATCCAAAAATACATTTTGATAATTGGAACCTCAAAGTTGTTACAGAGAACACGCCGCTAAAAAAATCCGGGAGACTCGTCATAGGCGTCAATTCCTTCGGCTTCGGGGGGGCAAACGCTCATGTCGTCCTCGAGGGTCCTGAGCCTCAAGTTGAATACAGTCACGCAGAACTTGGTAATGAATTGGTGCCTTTGATATTTTCGGGAAAAAGCTGGACGGCGCTCAAAGCTGCGGCTCAACAACATTCAATGTTCCTTGAGCGGCAGCACAAAAAAGACTTGTACGATATCGCGTACAGCGCTGCATTGCATCGCGATTGGCACGAACATCGCGCGGTTATTTTCGGCTCAAATCCCAAATCTTTGGCAAAGTCACTCGCGCAGTTTGCGGATGGACTCGCGCCTGAACTTCAAGTTGAGTCAGGCATTTCGCTCCCGGCAGCCTCTCGCCCGGTATTTGTGTTCACGGGTAACGGTTCTCAATGGCAAGGCATGGGGCAACACCTTTTGGCCAAAGACCTTGCCTTTAGGGCTGCGGTGCAAAAAGTCGACAGACTTTTTAAGAAATATACCGACTATTCGGTCGCGGAGGAACTGGCTGGGAAAAGCGAGAAAAGTTCATACGAGCTGACTGAAATCGCTCAACCCGCACTATTTGCAATGCAAGTTGGATTAACCCAGATGCTTCGGCAACGGGGAATCGTACCCGCAGCCGTGATCGGCCACAGTGTGGGTGAAGTCACAGCAGCCTGGGCATCAGGGGCTTTGTCACTTGCGCAGGCGGTCAAGGTGCTTTACCACCGCAGCAAGTTTCAAGGCACCACCAAGGGCAAAGGACAGATGACTGCCGTAAGGCTTGGAGAAGAGGAACTGCGCCAGTTACTCGGTAATGTGGGACTCGATTTCTCCTTGACCGTTGCAGGGATCAACAGCCAGCGTGCGGTGACCGTTACAGGTGACCCTTCGCAATTGGCGCTGTTTGAAGCTGCATTAAGTGATCGCAAAGTGTTCTACAAGCGATTGGATCTCGATTATGCCTTTCATAGCCCGGCAATGGATCCGATCGAAGCTGATTTTCAAGTAGCACTGTCCGACTTGCAGCCCAAGAACAGCAGGATTGCGTTTTACTCCACGGTCACCGGCGGCCTACTGGCCGGCATCGAACTGGGGGGAAATTACTGGTGGCGCAATATACGCCAACCGGTGCTGTTCGAACGAGCCATTAATTCGATTCAGTCTTCGGGATTCAACGTTTTTGTCGAAGTCGGGCCTCATCCTATCTCGCAAAGCTATATCAACGACTGCCTGAAAGACAAAGGCACAGAAGGCCGCGTCATTTCGACGTTGGTGCGCGGCGACGGCGGGCCTGATCGCGTTTGGAGTGCTGCGAGCCAAATCATGATCGCCGGCGCGCCCGTAGACTGGAAGACCTTTTTTCCGAGGCGCGGGAAATTCATGCAGCTGCCTAATTATCCCTGGCAGCGGGAACGCTACTGGCATAGCGACAGTTCCGAGTCCTATGGTTTTCTCTCGCGAAAAAAAGAGCACCCGTATCTTGGCTACCGGCTGCATGAGAGCGAATGGACCTGGGAAAATCATATCGACACAAGACTCTGCCCTACGCTCGCGGATCACGTGGTCGGCGACGCTGTCGTGTTTCCCGGCGCCGGTTACGCCGAAATGGCGCTGGCCGCCGCCCAATTTTGGCACCCGGGGCAACTTGCCGAGATAGAAGAGCTGCAGATACGCTCCCCTTTATTGCTCAGCGATTCACTCTCGAAAACAGTCCGCTTCAGCCTGAACCCGACAGACGGTAGTTTCAATATCAGTAGCCGAGCCCGTCTTGGCAAAGAACCGTGGATCGTCAACGCCGTTGGCCGGGTGCTCCAGGATCCCCAAAGCGTTCTTCTCGATCAACCGTGTCCTACAGTGCCCGAATACGGCCGCAGTCTCGACAGCGCAAGCCACTACGCTTCGGCAACGGCAATCGGGTTGCGCTACGGCCCCGCGTTTCAAGCTATCCGGAACGGCCGCGTAGACGGTCAAACCGCCACAGCCAGCATAAAGATACCGGATGCAATAGTCTCGGAACTTCCCAATGTTTATTTGCACCCTGCCCTGCTCGATAGCGCATTCCAACTGCTCATGAACGTGTTGCACGGTGAGCAATCATCAGACGATAAAGCGGCGTTTGTACCCATCAAACTGGGACGCCTCATTTTCCGCGCCGGAAACGCGCAGCCCGCTGTAGCTTGGGCTCAACTGACAAGGCGCGGCCCGCATTCGCTCACCGCAGATATCGCCTTGTTCGATGACCACGGTGTGGCTGTAGCCAAGGTCAAGGATGCTCGTTTTCGAAGAATTCACTTGCACAAGGATCCTGCGGACCGGTTGCGTTATTTGAACGAGTATTATTTGGCCAAGCCCCATCCGTTGGTCCCCGATGCCGGTACTCCCCTGGCGCTCGATGAGCTTTCGGGAACTCTTTGCAAGAGCCTGCAAACGCTACCGTTACAGAAATCCAGCCAGCTCTACGCGGAGGAAATTGAGCCGCTGCTTGACGCGCTGTGCAGCAGCTTTGCCGCCCAGGCGTTCAACACCTTGTTTGCGGGCGCGACCGACATTACTCGCGAGCGCATTCAGGCACAGATCGAAAAAGTGCCCGACGCCGCTCCCCTGCTGGTGCGTCTGCTCGGGATGATGGAAGAAGATCAAATCATTTGCTCGACTGAATCCGGCTGGCGCTATTCGGCGAGTGATAGCCATCCTTTGCCGCAGCAGATCTGGAACAGCTTGGTCGCCGACCACCCGGATTATTTTCCAGTTTTCCACGCGGTTGGCTGTGTAGGGTTGCACCTGGAAAGCATCCTGGCGGGGCGTCGGGCGGCGCGGGCCGTCTACCCGCGTGAATGCACCCTGGCCGCCCCGTCGCACTACACTCTCGGCGTGGATGGTACCCACTCGCTCGTCGACGCAATAATTTCTGTCGCACAGCAGTTGCTGGGAAAACTGCCGGCGGGCAAGCAACTACGAATGGTCGAATTGAGCTGGGGCGAGGAATCATATGCCTCACAGATACTGCCTGTTATCGAGACCAGTCGCTGTAGCTACACTGTTGCAACGCCATCGCAAGACGCGATGGAACATTTCCGTTCCTTGCAGGATCGGTTCCCGTCTTTGAACGTGCAACACCTTGACCTGGATGCTTTCAGAGCCGCAAAAAACGATTCGAGTAACGAGCGTTTCGATCTAGCCATCATCACCAATGACTCCACCACTAGTGTTTCTACACTGGAAGTTCTAGATTGTGTAAAACGCATGCTTAAGCTTGGCGGTACGGTCATCCTTGTTGGGCAGCACCCCTCGCGTTGGACAGATTTCGTGTTTGGCGCGCAAGCTTCGTGGTGGGTAGAAAGCGCATCAGGCGCTTGGACTCGCCGGCATGGCAGCGCGAAAAGATGGCAGCACGAACTCCTGGAAATGGGATTTTGCAATGTGAACCGGCTGGAGCTCTTCCCGGGCGCAAGCGTGGGTCCGTATTTGTTATTGGCGCAAGGCGCGACGACTGAAAAAAGCCCAGTCGACGTCGACTCACCGCCGGCGCGGACCTGGATCGTGCTTGCCGACACGGATGGCTATTCGGAACAACTCTCGCAGCTACTGTCAAAACAACTCGAAAAAAATGGGGATAACATTATTTGCGTTACCCCGGGCGGCGAATTGCATGCGCTGAGCAAAACGAATTACCGGCTCGATCCATGCAATCCCGATCACGTCGGCGCATTACTAATTCAAGCCCGCAACAGTTTTGGCCGAATCGATGCAATTATTCATCTAATTGGGCTTAATAGGTCGTTTGCAGACGAAGAATCAAATTCCATACTTACTCGGCAAGTCGATCGCTGCGCAATTACGGCCGCCATCATTCAAGCTTGTGAGGCCACCAACACGACCGCTACCTGCTGGCTATTTACAACTCGCACATCGGAAAGCCTGCAATCAGGCGATGAGCAAACGCCGCGTGTATTTCGAATCCATGACGGAATTGACTCTGCGCTGCGAGGCTTTGGCCGCACCTTGATGAATGAAGCATCCGGCAATGCCATCCGTCTCATCGATCTTGCACAGCCCGAAGCAATAGAGCACATGGTGAGCGCACTGGAAAGAGAACTGCGCTATCCGGATGCCGAGACTGAGATTGCCCTTAATGGCAAGGGAGAGCGCTTCGTTCCACGCCTGCGTGTTGAGGCTCATGCAGATGGGAAAGTCATGTTTGCCCGTAATTCCATGCCGTCGAGTACCGTGCGCTTGGGAATGCAATCTCCGGGCCAGTTGCGCAATCTTCGCTGGGAATCCCATCCGCGCGTTTCACCGGCTGAAGACGAGATTGAAATTGACGTGCATGCCACGGGTCTGAATTTCCGGGATGTCATGTACGCCCAGGGCCTGCTTTCTGACGAAGCGGTGGAAAACGGTTTTGCCGGTCACACGCTGGGTCTGGAAATGTCTGGCATCATTAACCGAGTGGGCGCCAAAGTGCAGGGTTTCGCGCCGGGAGATAAAGTAATCTCGTTTGGGCCGGCCTGTTTTGGCAACCGTGCTATCGCCAAAGCCTCGGCGACAGTACTCAAGCCGTCCGGCGTCTCATTCGAAGCGGCTGCCACTATTCCCTGCGTCTTCCTGACTGCCTACTACGCGCTGCACCATCTGGCCCGCTTGCAAGAGGGAGAAAAAATTCTGATACACGGTGCGGCCGGCGGCGTTGGTATCGCTGCCATGCAGATTGCGAAATGGCGCGGGGCGGAAATATTCGCTTCGGCAGGTTCCACGGAAAAAACGGATTTTCTCAAACTGTTTGGAGCGGATTGCACTTTTAGCTCTCGCACTCTGGCTTTCGGCGACGAAATACTGGCGATTACAGGCGGAAAAGGCGTCGATGTCGTGCTTAACTGTCTTTCGGGCGAGGCAATCAATCGGAACTTACAGGTACTCAAGCCCTTCGGGCGCTTCCTCGAACTCGGTAAGCGCGATTTCCTGGATAACACGAAGATCGGGCTGCGTCCCTTTAGAAACAATATCAGCTATTTCGGCATTGACATTGATCAATTGATGCAAGCACGTCCTGATCTGACGCAAGATGTGTTCCGCGAGGTCATCGCACTATTCAACGACAAAGTATTGCACCCGCTCCCGTATCATGCCTTCGACGCCGCAGAGATTGTCGATGCCTTTCGCTACATGCGGCAATCCCGGCACATTGGAAAGATCACCGTCACTTACCGCAATGGCATCGTTTCTCAACAGTCCTCGCACCCGACGAAACGCAAACTGCACTTGCCGGCGACCGCCACTTATCTCGTTACCGGCGGCCTAAGCGGATTTGGCCTGAAAACCGCCGAATGGTTGACCGGCAAGGGGGCTCGCCATCTGGTGCTCGTGAGCCGCAGAGGTCCTGTTCTACCCGAAGCGCAGGCAGCCATCGCCACACTACGCGCGCTCGGCGTTGAGGTCCACGCGGTCTCGTGCGATGTTACGGACAAAAACGCGCTTTCCGCCTTGCTTTCAGAAATCCGTGCCACCATGCCTCCGTTGCGCGGCTTGTTCCACGCGGCCATGGTGATCGAGGACGGACTGATCCGAAATATGAGTCGCGAACAGATTCACGCAGTCTTAGCGCCCAAAATTCTGGGTGCCCAATATCTGCATCAACTGACCCGCGGTTTGGATTTGGACTTTTTTGTCTTGTTTTCATCCGCAACCACGCTGTTTGGCAACCCCGGCCAAGGAAACTACGTGGCTGCCAACAGCTATCTTGAAGCCCTCGCCCAGTCGCGCCGCGCCGCCGGTTTGCCGGCATTGTGTGTGCGTTGGGGTGCCATCGGCGACGTCGGGTTTCTGGCGCGCAACGAACAAATCAAGAAGGCGCTGGAGGCGCGCATGGGCGGTCGCATGCTTACTTCAGAACTTGCGTTGGATACGTTGGAATCCCTGTTGCTTGAAAACCGCTCGGGCCTAGGCGTACTCGAGCTGGACTGGACGACCTTGAGCCGCTCCCTTCCCACCGCCCACGCACCGAGATACTGCGAAATATCCCGCAATGCCAAGAGTTCGGCCGCCACGGATAGCGACACCGAAAATGTCCAGCGTCTTCTGACGGAACTGGGCAAAGAGGAACTCGGCGCTGTCTTCATTAAAATGCTGAAAAGGGAAGTTGGAGAGATTCTGCAGATTTCTGCGGAAAAAATCGACGAGAACAAATCGGTTTACGATTTAGGCCTCGATTCCCTGATGGGCGTGGAACTGGTAACCGCCATTGAAGCACGCTTTGGCGTCAATCTCCCGACCTTGGTCCTGAGCGAAAGCCCGACCATTGCCAAACTGTCTGAAAAAATCATTGTTCAGTTGACGAGCCCGCAAGGTAACGGTGAAACCGAACCCGCCGCAGCAATACGCTCCACAGTTGAACAAGTTGCCAGCCAGCATGTCGCGGATGTTGATAAAGAAACGATCGATCAAGTGGCACAGGCAGTACAATCTGGCGAATTAGCGAATACATCAAGAATGATTCACTAATATGACGCGCAAAGGCTTTCCGGAATTGACCGCGCAGGTAAAAGAGAAACTTATCCAGCGGGCCTTGGAGCGCCGGCTGCGCGAGAGGGACCAACCGGACCCGCCGCCGCGATCCAGTCAAGAGACCGCTCTCAATGGAACCATCCCGGAACAGTATTACCGGTTTCAGTTTCATCCGGGTTATCAACAGTTGCGCATCATCAATGAAGGCGCCTCAAAGCTCGGCATTGCCAGCCCGTTTTTCAGAATGCATGACGGCACCGCTGGCGCCACAACGCGAATCGAGGGACGCGAGTATATCAATTTCGCCAGTTATAACTATCTTGGTTTTTCCGGCGATCCTTATGTCACCGAGGCCGCGAAGGCGGCCGCTGATCGTTATGGAACTTCTGTTTCTGCGAGCCGTTCCGTCTCCGGGGAGCGCCCGGTCCATCGCAAACTGGAGCACCTTCTCGCCGAAACATATGGCGTCGATGACTGCGTAGTGTTTGTCAGCGGGCACGCGACCAATGTCACGGCAATTGGCTACCTGTTCGGACCGAAGGATCTCATCCTGCACGATGCGCTGGTCCACAACAGCGTAGTCCAAGGGATAGAGCTTTCGGGTGCCCAGCGCCTCTCATTTCCGCACAACGACTGGAAAACGCTTGACACCATGCTCTCCGATCAGCGCCGCAATTTTGAGCGCGTCCTGATCGTCATTGAGGGTATCTACAGCATGGAAGGAGACTACCCCGACTTGCCGCGGTTCATCGAAATTAAGCGCAAACATTTTAGTTTTCTGATGGTGGACGAAGCTCACTCTTTCGGTGTGATGGGGGAAACGGGGTTAGGCATCAGGCAGCATTTTCACTTGCAGGGCAGCGACGTTGACATCTGGATGGGCACCCTCAGCAAAGCCCTGGCCGGCTGCGGCGGTTTCATTGCCGGCGAAACGGCGCTGGTTGAGAATCTGAAGTTTTTGGCACCCGGATTTCTCTACAGCGTCGGGATGTCGCCGCCCGTGGCCGCAGCATCGGCGGCCGCACTTGAGCGCTTGCTGCAAGAGCCCGCGCGCGTAAAAACCTTGCAACTACGAGGCCGATTTTTCAGAGACCGCGCGCGCGCCGCCGGCATCAATACCGGATCGAGCATGGGATTGGCCATTGTTCCCGCCATCACGGGCAGTTCGGTCATGGCGACACGCTTATCCCAGGCGCTCTTTGAACAAGGCATTAACGTGCAGCCTATTCTGTATCCAGCCGTTCCCGAGAAATCCGCCCGCCTGCGCTTTTTCATTAATTGCCAGCACACCGAAGATCAACTTGAACGCACGGTTCAAGCGCTCGTCCGCGAATCCGCTAAGCTTTGATGGCCGGTAATAAAGTTTTGGCTCGGAACTAAACCCGCCCTGAACACAACCGCCGGTTACGCACCTGTTTTTTGCACAGCGGAACATCATCAATCATACGGCGCTAAGATGAAAGCGTTTTCGACGCTTCGCCGATTCGGCGCGACGCCATAAGCCCTGCTTTTTCGAGCAATAAACCGCTCAGGTCCTCCACCCTGATATCGGCCGGCAACGTCGTCTCCGGATTCTTCCCTCTGCCCCAAATAAAATAATCGGTTCGCGCGTCGGAAAAATCTCGCGCCTGATACACGCTTGGCATGATGGGTACATGATCCCCGTACCAGCACAGCCAGCCGCCCGCCGACAACTGTTCCAGGTGCTCGCGAAGCATTCTGATCATCTGATCCGCGTTGCTCAGATGCCGCAAGTAAATCGTAAGATCTTCAAAACCCGCCGGCGGAGGCGCAGCGTAAAGGCGTTGCACGTCATTCGCTGCCACCTGTTCCAAATGCAGGGGACCGTGATTTTCCATGGTGATGACAAATATAAAAGTAGGCTGGCTGAAGGGTCCCAATAGCGAGCGAACCTTTTCCGCTACCGCCACATCACCGATGAATGGCCCGCACTTTTCAGCTTCAAGGAAATCGCGAACATCGATGAACTGGTCGAAACCGAGAGCCGGCAGAACCCGGTCGCGACGATAAAAAGTCGCCGCATAGGGATGCACGCACACTGT
Coding sequences within:
- a CDS encoding type I polyketide synthase — protein: MPATIHLKTHNPKIHFDNWNLKVVTENTPLKKSGRLVIGVNSFGFGGANAHVVLEGPEPQVEYSHAELGNELVPLIFSGKSWTALKAAAQQHSMFLERQHKKDLYDIAYSAALHRDWHEHRAVIFGSNPKSLAKSLAQFADGLAPELQVESGISLPAASRPVFVFTGNGSQWQGMGQHLLAKDLAFRAAVQKVDRLFKKYTDYSVAEELAGKSEKSSYELTEIAQPALFAMQVGLTQMLRQRGIVPAAVIGHSVGEVTAAWASGALSLAQAVKVLYHRSKFQGTTKGKGQMTAVRLGEEELRQLLGNVGLDFSLTVAGINSQRAVTVTGDPSQLALFEAALSDRKVFYKRLDLDYAFHSPAMDPIEADFQVALSDLQPKNSRIAFYSTVTGGLLAGIELGGNYWWRNIRQPVLFERAINSIQSSGFNVFVEVGPHPISQSYINDCLKDKGTEGRVISTLVRGDGGPDRVWSAASQIMIAGAPVDWKTFFPRRGKFMQLPNYPWQRERYWHSDSSESYGFLSRKKEHPYLGYRLHESEWTWENHIDTRLCPTLADHVVGDAVVFPGAGYAEMALAAAQFWHPGQLAEIEELQIRSPLLLSDSLSKTVRFSLNPTDGSFNISSRARLGKEPWIVNAVGRVLQDPQSVLLDQPCPTVPEYGRSLDSASHYASATAIGLRYGPAFQAIRNGRVDGQTATASIKIPDAIVSELPNVYLHPALLDSAFQLLMNVLHGEQSSDDKAAFVPIKLGRLIFRAGNAQPAVAWAQLTRRGPHSLTADIALFDDHGVAVAKVKDARFRRIHLHKDPADRLRYLNEYYLAKPHPLVPDAGTPLALDELSGTLCKSLQTLPLQKSSQLYAEEIEPLLDALCSSFAAQAFNTLFAGATDITRERIQAQIEKVPDAAPLLVRLLGMMEEDQIICSTESGWRYSASDSHPLPQQIWNSLVADHPDYFPVFHAVGCVGLHLESILAGRRAARAVYPRECTLAAPSHYTLGVDGTHSLVDAIISVAQQLLGKLPAGKQLRMVELSWGEESYASQILPVIETSRCSYTVATPSQDAMEHFRSLQDRFPSLNVQHLDLDAFRAAKNDSSNERFDLAIITNDSTTSVSTLEVLDCVKRMLKLGGTVILVGQHPSRWTDFVFGAQASWWVESASGAWTRRHGSAKRWQHELLEMGFCNVNRLELFPGASVGPYLLLAQGATTEKSPVDVDSPPARTWIVLADTDGYSEQLSQLLSKQLEKNGDNIICVTPGGELHALSKTNYRLDPCNPDHVGALLIQARNSFGRIDAIIHLIGLNRSFADEESNSILTRQVDRCAITAAIIQACEATNTTATCWLFTTRTSESLQSGDEQTPRVFRIHDGIDSALRGFGRTLMNEASGNAIRLIDLAQPEAIEHMVSALERELRYPDAETEIALNGKGERFVPRLRVEAHADGKVMFARNSMPSSTVRLGMQSPGQLRNLRWESHPRVSPAEDEIEIDVHATGLNFRDVMYAQGLLSDEAVENGFAGHTLGLEMSGIINRVGAKVQGFAPGDKVISFGPACFGNRAIAKASATVLKPSGVSFEAAATIPCVFLTAYYALHHLARLQEGEKILIHGAAGGVGIAAMQIAKWRGAEIFASAGSTEKTDFLKLFGADCTFSSRTLAFGDEILAITGGKGVDVVLNCLSGEAINRNLQVLKPFGRFLELGKRDFLDNTKIGLRPFRNNISYFGIDIDQLMQARPDLTQDVFREVIALFNDKVLHPLPYHAFDAAEIVDAFRYMRQSRHIGKITVTYRNGIVSQQSSHPTKRKLHLPATATYLVTGGLSGFGLKTAEWLTGKGARHLVLVSRRGPVLPEAQAAIATLRALGVEVHAVSCDVTDKNALSALLSEIRATMPPLRGLFHAAMVIEDGLIRNMSREQIHAVLAPKILGAQYLHQLTRGLDLDFFVLFSSATTLFGNPGQGNYVAANSYLEALAQSRRAAGLPALCVRWGAIGDVGFLARNEQIKKALEARMGGRMLTSELALDTLESLLLENRSGLGVLELDWTTLSRSLPTAHAPRYCEISRNAKSSAATDSDTENVQRLLTELGKEELGAVFIKMLKREVGEILQISAEKIDENKSVYDLGLDSLMGVELVTAIEARFGVNLPTLVLSESPTIAKLSEKIIVQLTSPQGNGETEPAAAIRSTVEQVASQHVADVDKETIDQVAQAVQSGELANTSRMIH
- a CDS encoding aminotransferase class I/II-fold pyridoxal phosphate-dependent enzyme, whose translation is MTRKGFPELTAQVKEKLIQRALERRLRERDQPDPPPRSSQETALNGTIPEQYYRFQFHPGYQQLRIINEGASKLGIASPFFRMHDGTAGATTRIEGREYINFASYNYLGFSGDPYVTEAAKAAADRYGTSVSASRSVSGERPVHRKLEHLLAETYGVDDCVVFVSGHATNVTAIGYLFGPKDLILHDALVHNSVVQGIELSGAQRLSFPHNDWKTLDTMLSDQRRNFERVLIVIEGIYSMEGDYPDLPRFIEIKRKHFSFLMVDEAHSFGVMGETGLGIRQHFHLQGSDVDIWMGTLSKALAGCGGFIAGETALVENLKFLAPGFLYSVGMSPPVAAASAAALERLLQEPARVKTLQLRGRFFRDRARAAGINTGSSMGLAIVPAITGSSVMATRLSQALFEQGINVQPILYPAVPEKSARLRFFINCQHTEDQLERTVQALVRESAKL